A window of the Citrus sinensis cultivar Valencia sweet orange chromosome 9, DVS_A1.0, whole genome shotgun sequence genome harbors these coding sequences:
- the LOC102620808 gene encoding LOW QUALITY PROTEIN: auxin response factor 19-like (The sequence of the model RefSeq protein was modified relative to this genomic sequence to represent the inferred CDS: inserted 1 base in 1 codon), translating to MKTPANTAGAASNSGEGGGGEKKTINTELWHACAGPLVNLPAAGTHVVYFPQGHSEQVAASMKKDIDGQIPNYPNLPSKLLCILLNVTLHADTETDEVYAQMTLQPVPSYDREALLRSDLALKSNKPQTEFFCKTLTASDTSTHGGFSVPRRAAEKIFPPLDFSMQPPAQELMARDLHDNIWTFRHIYRGQPKRHLLTTGWSLFVSGKRLFAGDSVLFIRDEKQQLLLGIRRANRQPANLSSSVLSSDSMHIGILAAAAHAAANNSPFTVFYNPRASPSEFVVPLAKYYKAVHSNQISLGMRFRMMFETEESGTRRYMGTITGISDLDPVRWKNSQWRNLQVGWDESTAGEKRNRVSIWEIEPVTAPFFICPPPFFRSKHPRQADDDASDLDNVFKRTMPWIGDDFGVKDSQSLPGLSLVQWMNMQQNPSLANAMQSSYMHSLPGSILQNLNGGLSQMPQQNNLQYTGQSLPQQVPQIDQLAKLPSTVNPLGSNILPQQPLGDISQQSRQNMITQNLPSGPVQAQVLQPQNLVQTSNILQQQPSIQNPQLPANLPQNLQQQQQQQHIMGQNQQQNLMQTQLPDPINQNLQMSDKQIQLHLLQKLQQQRQSLLSQQSALQQPAQLIQLQDQQRQLLDASQSFSRSGTPTQMLEMHQVTPTSLPQSNIMSQQIANSGSLNNVQFSQPPQQPKLEQQQPGILPQMPGHMGLPASHIINPVSTAGNSALTGAAGVGQSVITDDNPSCSTSPSTNNCQRLIQPTINSRTHRSAGIGEEVAQSASALLNPSALETMPSNANLVKDLPHKSDVKPSVNISKTQNQGFFTPQTYLNGAATQTDYLDTSSSTTSVCLSQNDVHLQQNNNSLSYNLQSTLRDTSQVGEVPVDPRSNIPYGANIDGPLGSMNPDPLLTKGMMGLGKDFSNNISSGAMLANYENSKDAQQELSSSIVSQSFGVPDMAFNSIDSTINDSSFLNGGPWAPPPQFPQRMRTYTKVYKRGAVGRSIDITRYSGYDELKQDLARRFGIEGQLEDRGRIGWKLVYVDHENDVLLVGDDPWKEFVNCVRCIKILSPQEVQQMSLDGDFGNSVLPHQACSSSDNGNAXTVAYQNANSSSAFGHYIVYGDSVHNSHLSQNSTQATACKLRT from the exons ACAGCGAGCAG GTGGCAGCATCTATGAAGAAGGATATTGATGGCCAAATACCAAACTATCCAAATCTTCCATCAAAGCTACTGTGTATTCTTCTCAATGTCACCTTGCAT GCCGACACAGAAACAGATGAAGTGTATGCTCAAATGACTCTCCAACCTGTTCCTTCT TATGATAGGGAGGCGTTGTTAAGATCGGATCTTGCACTGAAGTCAAACAAACCACAAACAGAGTTCTTCTGCAAAACTTTGACAGCAAGTGATACGAGCACTCATGGAGGTTTCTCTGTGCCACGTCGTGCTGCTGAGAAGATTTTCCCTCCTCTT GATTTCTCAATGCAACCACCTGCTCAAGAACTTATGGCCAGGGATTTGCATGATAATATATGGACCTTCCGTCATATCTATCGGG GACAACCGAAACGACACTTGCTTACAACAGGCTGGAGCTTATTTGTTAGTGGAAAGAGGCTTTTTGCTGGTGACTCTGTTTTGTTTATTAG AGATGAAAAGCAACAGCTACTCTTAGGCATTAGGCGAGCTAACAGGCAGCCCGCCAATCTATCCTCATCAGTACTCTCAAGTGACAGTATGCATATTGGAATCCTAGCAGCAGCAGCACATGCAGCTGCAAATAATAGTCCCTTCACTGTCTTTTATAATCCAAG GGCTAGTCCTTCAGAATTTGTTGTCCCATTGGCCAAGTACTACAAAGCAGTGCACAGTAACCAAATCTCACTTGGCATGCGCTTTAGGATGATGTTTGAAACTGAAGAGTCAGGAACAAGAAG GTATATGGGTACAATTACGGGTATCAGTGATCTTGATCCTGTCAGATGGAAGAACTCTCAATGGCGCAATTTGCAG GTTGGTTGGGATGAGTCTACTGCTGGGGAAAAGCGCAATCGTGTCTCAATTTGGGAGATTGAACCAGTGACTGCTCCATTTTTCATTTGCCCTCCTCCATTCTTTAGATCCAAGCATCCAAGGCAAGCAG ATGATGATGCATCTGATTTGGATAACGTATTCAAGAGGACTATGCCATGGATCGGTGATGATTTTGGTGTGAAGGATTCGCAGTCTCTTCCTGGACTAAGCTTGGTCCAGTGGATGAACATGCAGCAAAATCCATCCCTGGCAAATGCCATGCAGTCAAGTTACATGCATTCCTTACCAGGGTCCATTTTGCAAAACCTCAATGGAGGTCTTTCACAAATGCCTCAGCAAAATAACTTGCAGTATACTGGCCAGAGCCTGCCACAGCAAGTGCCGCAGATTGATCAGCTCGCGAAGCTGCCATCCACTGTGAACCCACTAGGGTCAAATATTCTACCGCAGCAGCCACTGGGTGATATTTCTCAACAATCAAGGCAAAATATGATTACTCAAAATTTACCCTCTGGTCCAGTTCAGGCTCAAGTTCTTCAGCCTCAAAATCTTGTCCAAACTAGTAATATTCTTCAGCAGCAGCCATCTATTCAAAACCCTCAGCTTCCAGCAAACCTTCCTCAAAAcctgcagcagcagcagcaacaacaacacaTAATGGGCCAGAACCAACAGCAAAACCTTATGCAAACCCAGCTTCCTGATCCAATAAaccaaaatttacaaatgtcTGACAAGCAGATTCAGCTGCATCTGTTGCAGAAGCTTCAGCAACAACGGCAATCACTTTTATCACAACAGTCTGCACTTCAACAGCCTGCTCAACTTATTCAACTTCAAGATCAGCAAAGGCAGCTTTTAGATGCATCCCAGAGCTTCTCTAGATCTGGGACACCCACACAGATGCTGGAAATGCATCAAGTAACACCAACCTCACTTCCTCAGTCAAACATTATGTCGCAGCAGATAGCAAATAGTGGCAGCTTAAACAATGTTCAATTCTCCCAACCTCCCCAGCAGCCGAAGCTCGAGCAACAGCAACCTGGCATACTGCCTCAAATGCCCGGACATATGGGGCTCCCTGCATCCCATATTATCAATCCAGTTTCTACTGCTGGTAACAGTGCATTGACAGGAGCTGCAGGAGTAGGGCAGTCTGTGATTACTGATGATAATCCTTCTTGTTCCACTTCACCTTCCACAAACAACTGTCAACGCTTGATTCAACCAACAATAAATAGTCGGACGCACCGAAGTGCTGGAATTGGAGAGGAAGTGGCTCAATCTGCTTCCGCACTTTTGAATCCAAGTGCTTTGGAAACCATGCCATCTAATGCTAACTTGGTCAAAGATTTGCCGCACAAGTCCGATGTGAAGCCTTCAGTGAATATATCCAAGACTCAGAACCAAGGTTTTTTTACCCCACAAACATACCTAAATGGTGCAGCTACACAGACAGACTATTTGGACACATCATCTTCCACAACTTCAGTTTGCCTTTCTCAGAATGATGTCCATTTACAGCAGAACAACAACTCATTGTCCTACAATCTGCAGTCAACGTTGAGAGACACAAGTCAAGTTGGGGAAGTTCCGGTTGATCCCAGGAGTAACATTCCATATGGGGCTAACATTGATGGACCGTTGGGATCCATGAATCCTGATCCATTGCTTACAAAGGGCATGATGGGATTGGGGAAGGATTTCTCGAATAATATCTCTTCAGGAGCAATGCTTGCTAactatgaaaattcaaaagatgCTCAGCAGGAGCTGTCATCCTCAATTGTTTCGCAGTCATTTGGAGTTCCAGATATGGCatttaattcaattgattCCACGATAAATGACAGCAGTTTCTTGAATGGAGGTCCTTGGGCCCCGCCCCCCCAATTTCCACAGAGAATGAGGACTTATACCAAG GTGTACAAACGTGGAGCTGTTGGAAGATCTATTGATATCACACGTTACTCAGGTTATGATGAGCTCAAGCAAGACCTTGCTCGTAGGTTTGGCATAGAGGGGCAACTTGAAGATCGAGGAAGGATAGGCTGGAAGCTTGTGTATGTGGATCACGAGAACGATGTCCTGCTAGTTGGTGACGACCCTTGGAA GGAGTTTGTGAATTGTGTCCGTTGCATAAAGATTTTATCTCCACAAGAAGTACAGCAGATGAGCTTGGATGGAGATTTTGGAAATTCTGTCCTTCCCCATCAAGCCTGTAGCAGCTCCGATAATGGGAATG TAACAGTAGCCTACCAAAATGCTAACAGTTCTTCAGCTTTTGGACATTACATTGTTTATGGGGATTCTGTTCATAATTCGCATCTTTCTCAAAATTCGACACAAGCTACAGCCTGCAAATTAAGGACTTAA